In one window of Rhodopseudomonas palustris HaA2 DNA:
- the madL gene encoding malonate transporter subunit MadL: MVIYGVMVLGLCMFIGTSIGLGLGLALGIPGDIGGVGFAMLLLVFTTPWFKKMGWFPKASEDGIMFWNAMYIPVVIAMAATQNVAAAMSGGWIAFIAGLASVVICFALIRPLSILAGSKTSSFGDEAAAPTESAAKPAKAA; the protein is encoded by the coding sequence ATGGTCATCTATGGTGTGATGGTCCTCGGTCTCTGCATGTTCATCGGCACGTCGATAGGCCTCGGCCTCGGCTTGGCGCTGGGCATTCCCGGGGATATCGGCGGTGTCGGTTTCGCCATGCTGTTGCTGGTGTTCACGACGCCCTGGTTCAAGAAGATGGGCTGGTTTCCGAAGGCGTCGGAAGACGGCATCATGTTCTGGAACGCAATGTACATTCCGGTCGTGATCGCAATGGCCGCCACTCAGAACGTCGCCGCGGCGATGTCGGGTGGATGGATCGCGTTCATCGCTGGATTGGCGTCGGTCGTGATCTGCTTCGCGTTGATCCGGCCGCTGTCGATCCTCGCCGGATCGAAGACATCGTCGTTCGGCGATGAAGCCGCCGCGCCGACGGAATCGGCAGCAAAGCCCGCTAAGGCAGCTTGA
- a CDS encoding AMP-binding protein yields the protein MSDALDRYEAAADSFSTAPTLAEMPRRNLTAKGISGPTAAHVIEEIHTPFNLAYVTFTTGSSAFQNIVGVAHSEIEARCEATRRVMAAIGAKPGDRMFVTYPPLVNVFSKEALDRCGIEWFFLERSSRAAFITAFCRERPQIVLGESSFIRASLAEAKQLGLAADLPPSCRIVVAGTPLDLELIAEVAVQNYQVHDLYGCQEFGWLTLDGKPMRDDLSLVPSPAGEGFCELVVGGLPMGDSFPISETGHVCDPAGKIITYRRRRTYPEYEIVVEKTPVASHETIERAARTILRIKSRVVRVSRNLQTSCDATELRLVPGAGAETIDPVRLRITGPVKTQAFDDLVKAQLDVQSTSKTDPVWAKKR from the coding sequence ATGTCCGACGCACTTGATCGCTACGAAGCCGCGGCTGACAGCTTCAGCACGGCGCCGACACTTGCCGAAATGCCCCGCCGCAACCTCACGGCGAAAGGCATCTCCGGTCCGACAGCGGCGCACGTGATCGAAGAAATCCACACCCCCTTCAACCTCGCTTACGTGACGTTCACGACCGGATCGTCCGCGTTCCAGAACATCGTCGGCGTCGCACACAGCGAGATCGAGGCGCGTTGCGAAGCGACGCGTCGGGTGATGGCGGCGATCGGCGCGAAACCGGGCGACCGGATGTTCGTGACCTATCCACCGCTGGTGAACGTGTTTTCGAAAGAAGCCCTCGATCGCTGCGGCATCGAATGGTTCTTCCTCGAGCGCTCGAGCCGGGCGGCTTTCATCACCGCGTTCTGTCGCGAGCGTCCGCAGATCGTGCTCGGCGAGTCGTCGTTCATTCGCGCGAGCCTTGCCGAGGCCAAGCAACTCGGCCTCGCCGCCGATCTGCCGCCGAGCTGTCGGATCGTGGTGGCCGGCACGCCGCTCGATCTCGAGCTGATCGCCGAGGTCGCCGTGCAGAACTACCAAGTCCACGATCTCTACGGCTGCCAGGAATTCGGCTGGCTGACGCTCGACGGCAAGCCGATGCGCGACGACCTGTCGTTGGTGCCGTCGCCGGCGGGCGAGGGGTTTTGCGAATTGGTGGTCGGCGGGCTGCCGATGGGCGACAGTTTCCCGATCTCCGAAACGGGCCACGTCTGCGATCCGGCGGGGAAGATCATCACCTATCGTCGACGACGCACCTATCCGGAATACGAAATCGTCGTCGAGAAGACGCCCGTCGCCTCGCACGAGACTATCGAGCGTGCCGCGCGCACCATTCTTCGTATCAAGAGCCGCGTGGTGAGAGTTTCACGGAATCTTCAGACCTCGTGCGATGCCACTGAGCTGCGCCTGGTGCCCGGAGCCGGTGCCGAGACGATCGACCCCGTACGACTACGTATCACCGGCCCTGTGAAGACGCAGGCCTTCGACGATCTGGTCAAAGCCCAGCTGGACGTCCAGTCGACCTCCAAGACCGATCCGGTCTGGGCCAAGAAGCGCTGA
- the madM gene encoding malonate transporter subunit MadM gives MTHFINDLIGPRQLIFAFVLVGLLTWLCYAFSKHVTKNRIHGSAVAIIIGLALAYYGGISTGGKRGIADISVFAGFALMGGAMLRDFCIVSTAFGVRLEELKKAGLGGVLALVIGTVLAFIVGVGVAYAFGYRDTVSLTTIGAGSVTFIVGPVTGSALGATSDVIALSIAAGVVKSIAVMILTPFLAKPFGLTNPAAAMVYGGLMGTTSGTAAGLAATDVRLVPYGALTATFYTGFGCLVCPSILYLVMKAIFG, from the coding sequence ATGACACATTTCATCAATGACCTGATCGGCCCGCGTCAGCTGATCTTCGCCTTCGTTCTGGTCGGCCTGCTGACCTGGCTGTGCTACGCGTTCTCCAAACACGTCACCAAGAACCGCATCCACGGTTCGGCGGTGGCGATCATCATCGGTCTGGCGCTGGCCTATTACGGCGGCATCAGCACCGGCGGCAAGAGGGGCATCGCCGACATCTCGGTGTTCGCCGGCTTCGCCCTGATGGGCGGCGCGATGCTGCGCGACTTCTGCATCGTGTCGACCGCCTTCGGCGTGCGCCTCGAAGAGCTGAAGAAGGCCGGCCTCGGCGGCGTTCTGGCGCTGGTCATCGGCACCGTGCTGGCGTTCATCGTCGGTGTCGGCGTCGCCTATGCGTTCGGCTATCGTGACACCGTCTCGCTCACCACGATCGGTGCCGGCTCGGTGACCTTCATCGTCGGCCCGGTGACCGGTTCGGCGCTCGGCGCGACCTCGGATGTGATCGCGCTGTCGATCGCCGCCGGGGTCGTCAAGTCGATCGCGGTGATGATCCTGACGCCGTTCCTGGCCAAGCCGTTCGGCCTGACCAATCCGGCCGCCGCGATGGTCTATGGCGGTCTGATGGGCACCACCAGCGGCACCGCCGCGGGTCTGGCCGCCACCGACGTTCGCCTGGTGCCCTACGGTGCCTTGACGGCGACGTTCTACACCGGCTTCGGCTGCCTGGTGTGTCCATCGATCCTCTACCTCGTCATGAAGGCCATCTTCGGCTGA
- a CDS encoding energy-coupling factor ABC transporter ATP-binding protein, producing the protein MSTTPGAQAIVFSDVRLARDGREVLRRVDFRIDEARIGILGQNGSGKSTLLRMMIGLIAPSQGRVTVGGLDPHHDCVAVRDRMGFLFQTPDNQIVYPIVHEDLAFGLKARGLSRQMVSARIAASLDRLGIGDLAARRVHELSGGERQLVALAGVLTREPPTILFDEPTSQLDLANRNRFRRLLAGMSEQAIVATHDLELVEDFDRVLVIESGRVVVDAAPAEAIARYRELCR; encoded by the coding sequence ATGTCGACGACGCCGGGCGCCCAGGCGATCGTGTTCTCCGACGTGCGTTTGGCTCGCGACGGGCGCGAGGTTCTTCGCCGAGTCGATTTTCGCATCGACGAGGCCCGGATCGGCATCCTCGGGCAAAACGGATCCGGCAAGTCGACATTGCTGCGGATGATGATCGGACTGATCGCTCCGTCGCAGGGGCGGGTAACGGTCGGTGGCCTCGATCCGCATCACGACTGCGTCGCGGTGCGCGACCGCATGGGCTTTCTGTTCCAGACGCCCGACAACCAGATCGTGTATCCGATCGTCCACGAAGATCTCGCCTTCGGCCTGAAGGCGAGGGGCCTGTCGCGTCAGATGGTGTCCGCGCGGATCGCGGCTAGTCTGGACCGGCTCGGCATCGGCGATCTGGCGGCGCGAAGGGTTCATGAATTGTCGGGCGGCGAGCGGCAACTCGTCGCCTTGGCCGGCGTGCTGACGCGCGAACCGCCGACTATCCTGTTCGACGAGCCGACGTCGCAGCTCGATCTCGCCAACCGCAATCGGTTTCGCAGGCTGCTGGCCGGGATGTCAGAACAGGCGATCGTCGCGACCCACGATCTTGAATTGGTCGAGGATTTCGACCGCGTGCTGGTGATCGAGTCCGGGCGCGTCGTCGTCGATGCGGCGCCGGCGGAGGCCATCGCGCGCTACCGGGAGCTGTGCCGATGA
- a CDS encoding biotin/lipoyl-containing protein produces the protein MDLKAKMPSKVESIAVAVGDVIKSGTPVAVLEAMKMKSPLVCPIDGTVKSIAVAVGDRVKPGALIVVVE, from the coding sequence ATGGATCTGAAAGCGAAAATGCCGAGCAAGGTCGAGTCGATCGCAGTCGCCGTCGGCGACGTGATCAAGTCGGGTACGCCCGTCGCGGTGTTGGAAGCCATGAAGATGAAGAGCCCGTTGGTCTGTCCGATCGACGGCACCGTCAAATCGATCGCAGTCGCCGTCGGTGACAGGGTTAAACCCGGCGCCCTGATCGTCGTCGTCGAGTAA
- the mdcG gene encoding malonate decarboxylase holo-[acyl-carrier-protein] synthase: MLGRRHTMVEFSVEERLRSAETVCRGLPAPFRLPDLEAMVHRTFAAEAIPGIVCAPKGPLPDGYVQLGVSFPFRYDGVRVRASFALPPSRIGRAHSPYDVAARLRPARFEAAAALLALRGLCDSLGIVVGLFGSAALQVLTGLPYLESTSDVDAVVRPRNCAALRSLHAGVAHLRIEHGRKFDVEVTLPNGLGIKLDELMSSTATVLGRGIDGVHLLDKATVMRALDQSECSFRSDELITTEEN, translated from the coding sequence ATGTTGGGACGACGACATACCATGGTGGAGTTCTCGGTCGAGGAACGACTTCGTTCCGCCGAGACCGTCTGTCGCGGATTGCCCGCGCCGTTCAGGCTGCCGGACCTCGAAGCGATGGTGCACCGGACGTTCGCCGCCGAGGCGATACCCGGCATCGTCTGTGCGCCGAAGGGGCCGTTGCCGGACGGCTACGTCCAGCTCGGTGTGTCGTTTCCGTTCCGCTACGACGGCGTGCGGGTCCGTGCGTCGTTCGCATTGCCGCCGAGCCGCATCGGTCGGGCGCATTCGCCCTACGACGTGGCGGCGCGGTTGCGGCCGGCGCGCTTCGAGGCGGCCGCCGCGCTGCTGGCGCTACGCGGGCTGTGCGACTCGCTCGGCATCGTGGTCGGCCTGTTCGGCTCGGCCGCGCTGCAGGTGCTGACAGGGCTGCCTTATCTGGAATCGACTTCGGACGTCGACGCTGTCGTGCGCCCGAGAAATTGCGCCGCGCTTCGATCTCTGCACGCCGGTGTCGCACACCTGCGCATCGAACACGGTCGCAAGTTCGACGTCGAAGTGACGTTGCCGAATGGTCTCGGCATCAAGCTCGACGAACTGATGTCGTCAACAGCCACGGTCCTCGGCCGCGGCATCGATGGCGTCCATCTGCTGGACAAGGCGACCGTCATGCGCGCCCTGGACCAATCCGAATGCTCGTTCAGATCGGACGAGCTCATCACCACTGAGGAGAATTGA